A single window of Luteipulveratus halotolerans DNA harbors:
- a CDS encoding P1 family peptidase, whose product MNDVVAGPTNSLVDVAGIRVGHAQRIGDGWLTGTTCVLAPDDGAVAGVDVRGGGPGTRETDLLDPRNMVERVHAVVLTGGSAYGLAAASGVADTLGRNGIGLSMGEPGEVVPLVPAAVIFDLKRGGDFTRRPDAAMGEAAHDAASDEAVAQGNVGGGTGAKAGGLKGGVGSASAVLADGTTVAALVVANPMGSCVDPRTGELYAGRFGLPGEFDHLRRPDPAELATAVERAEERALQSGLRYGMATTIGVIATDATLTKAQCQKVAGVGHDGMARAVRPVHTMFDGDTLFALATGERDAPDPVAFHGLLEAAADCVTRAIGHALLASETVEAAGIRWRSYREAFPSAFA is encoded by the coding sequence GTGAACGACGTCGTGGCCGGACCGACCAACTCGCTGGTCGACGTGGCCGGCATCCGCGTCGGCCACGCGCAGCGCATCGGCGACGGCTGGTTGACCGGCACCACCTGCGTGCTCGCACCGGACGACGGCGCCGTGGCGGGGGTGGACGTCCGTGGCGGCGGCCCTGGCACCCGTGAGACCGACCTGCTCGACCCGCGCAACATGGTCGAGCGCGTCCACGCGGTCGTCCTCACCGGCGGCAGCGCCTACGGCCTGGCCGCCGCGAGCGGTGTGGCAGATACGTTGGGGCGCAACGGGATCGGCCTGTCGATGGGAGAGCCCGGCGAGGTCGTACCCCTGGTGCCGGCCGCGGTCATCTTCGACCTCAAACGAGGCGGCGACTTCACCCGACGACCCGACGCGGCGATGGGAGAGGCGGCCCACGACGCGGCCTCCGACGAGGCGGTGGCCCAGGGCAACGTCGGCGGCGGCACGGGCGCCAAGGCCGGCGGGCTCAAGGGCGGCGTCGGCAGCGCCAGTGCCGTGCTCGCTGACGGTACGACGGTCGCGGCCCTCGTCGTCGCCAACCCGATGGGGTCGTGCGTCGACCCACGCACAGGCGAGCTGTACGCCGGCCGGTTCGGTCTCCCGGGCGAGTTCGACCACCTGCGGCGGCCCGATCCCGCCGAGCTCGCGACAGCGGTAGAGCGGGCCGAGGAGCGCGCTCTGCAGTCGGGGCTGCGCTACGGCATGGCGACGACCATCGGCGTGATCGCGACCGACGCCACGCTCACCAAGGCGCAGTGCCAGAAGGTCGCCGGCGTCGGTCACGACGGCATGGCACGAGCGGTCCGGCCGGTGCACACGATGTTCGACGGCGACACGCTGTTCGCGCTGGCGACCGGCGAGCGTGATGCACCCGACCCGGTGGCGTTCCACGGTCTGCTCGAGGCGGCGGCCGACTGCGTCACGCGGGCGATCGGTCACGCGCTGCTCGCCTCCGAGACGGTCGAGGCCGCAGGCATCCGGTGGCGGTCCTACCGAGAGGCCTTCCCCAGCGCCTTCGCCTGA
- a CDS encoding SDR family NAD(P)-dependent oxidoreductase: MDYATMFDLTGRKALVVGGAGGIGHAVVGGLAAHGAEVVVADVNADSASRVADEVTADGGQARAYELNVLDPQSISRAVTDLDPVEVLVLTAAVNVRKRMLDYTSEDFDKVIGLNLKSSFEMIKAFGRGMAERGSGSIIAFTSIRSITVEPGQSAYAATKAALLQVVRTAAAELGPQGVRVNAVAPGVVETPLTQPILDNQEWADAYAQKSALGRWSKPEELAGAVVYLASDAASYVTGTQIFVDGGWTAIDGRYEPPA, encoded by the coding sequence ATGGACTACGCGACGATGTTCGACCTGACCGGCCGCAAGGCGCTCGTGGTGGGCGGTGCCGGCGGCATCGGGCACGCGGTCGTCGGTGGCCTCGCCGCTCACGGTGCTGAGGTGGTCGTCGCCGATGTCAACGCCGACTCAGCGAGTCGGGTCGCCGACGAGGTGACCGCGGACGGCGGCCAGGCGCGGGCGTACGAGCTGAACGTCCTTGATCCGCAGTCGATCTCGCGCGCCGTGACCGACCTCGACCCGGTCGAGGTCCTCGTCCTCACGGCAGCGGTCAACGTCCGCAAGCGCATGCTCGACTACACCTCCGAGGACTTCGACAAGGTCATCGGGCTGAACCTGAAGAGCTCGTTCGAGATGATCAAGGCGTTCGGCCGGGGCATGGCCGAGCGCGGCAGCGGCAGCATCATCGCGTTCACCTCGATCCGGTCGATCACGGTCGAGCCGGGCCAAAGTGCTTATGCCGCAACCAAAGCCGCGCTGCTGCAGGTCGTCCGTACGGCGGCGGCGGAGCTCGGCCCCCAGGGCGTGCGCGTCAACGCGGTCGCGCCCGGAGTGGTCGAGACGCCGCTCACCCAACCGATCCTCGACAACCAGGAGTGGGCCGACGCCTACGCCCAGAAGTCGGCACTCGGCCGCTGGTCCAAGCCTGAGGAGCTCGCGGGTGCGGTGGTCTACCTCGCGAGCGATGCGGCGTCGTACGTCACCGGCACCCAGATCTTCGTCGACGGCGGCTGGACAGCGATCGACGGGCGTTATGAGCCCCCGGCCTGA
- a CDS encoding GNAT family N-acetyltransferase, whose protein sequence is MDTHIALTTVPALHTPRLALEPAPAEHRAVAAHSCVTAGLAPAPGLSACRGCWTGHDAGGVVGWWALATPVLPDQGPPGGQAQLLCEVAPGRRGHGLGGEGAWALLEHAFATLRLLRVFAEADVDDERSRRFAERLGMTYVRSFHRCVERGRETACVEYALSWTRWQVQAGGS, encoded by the coding sequence GTGGACACACACATCGCTCTCACCACCGTGCCGGCGCTGCACACGCCCCGACTCGCTCTCGAACCCGCACCGGCCGAGCACCGCGCCGTCGCGGCGCACTCGTGCGTGACTGCCGGACTGGCACCTGCGCCGGGCCTCTCCGCCTGCCGTGGGTGCTGGACCGGGCACGACGCAGGCGGCGTCGTCGGCTGGTGGGCGCTCGCCACACCCGTGCTGCCCGACCAGGGTCCGCCCGGTGGCCAGGCCCAGCTGCTGTGCGAGGTCGCCCCGGGCCGACGTGGCCACGGGCTCGGCGGCGAGGGTGCCTGGGCGCTGCTGGAGCATGCGTTCGCGACCTTGCGACTGCTGCGTGTCTTCGCCGAGGCCGACGTCGACGACGAGCGTTCGCGCCGCTTCGCCGAACGGCTCGGGATGACGTACGTCCGGTCGTTCCACCGGTGCGTCGAGCGCGGCCGTGAGACGGCCTGTGTGGAGTACGCGCTCAGCTGGACCCGCTGGCAGGTTCAGGCCGGGGGCTCATAA
- a CDS encoding GNAT family N-acetyltransferase, translating to MTRPVLRTTRLRLEPLGDEHLDHLVELDGDPEVMRFLTGRARTRAQVEALQPARTDPAFDQAGIGFWVGFDGDMFIGWWLLTTPDGPEFGGPESVEIGYRLMRAQWRRGYAAEGARELLRYVFEDTSYTRVYADTMAVNVGSRGVMEKIGMAYERTYYATFEHPLPGTEQGEVIYAITREGWTASRSR from the coding sequence ATGACCCGCCCTGTCCTGCGTACCACGCGTCTGCGTCTCGAACCGCTCGGCGACGAGCACCTCGACCACCTCGTCGAGCTGGACGGCGACCCCGAGGTGATGCGCTTCCTGACCGGCCGCGCTCGTACCCGCGCCCAGGTCGAGGCCCTGCAGCCCGCGCGTACGGACCCTGCCTTCGACCAGGCGGGCATCGGGTTCTGGGTCGGGTTCGACGGCGACATGTTCATCGGCTGGTGGCTGCTCACCACGCCGGACGGGCCGGAGTTCGGCGGGCCCGAGTCGGTCGAGATCGGCTACCGCCTGATGCGAGCGCAGTGGCGCCGGGGGTACGCCGCCGAAGGAGCCCGCGAGCTGCTGCGCTACGTCTTCGAGGACACGTCGTACACCCGGGTGTACGCCGACACGATGGCGGTCAACGTCGGCTCACGCGGCGTCATGGAGAAGATCGGGATGGCGTATGAACGCACCTACTACGCGACGTTCGAGCACCCCCTGCCGGGCACGGAGCAGGGCGAGGTGATCTACGCGATCACGCGCGAGGGCTGGACGGCGTCAAGATCGCGTTGA
- a CDS encoding Fur family transcriptional regulator → MTRATQPTRDGVAARPVSRVDEALRRLREEGERVTPGRRAVLETLDAAYGHLDAEAICAAVTETTPGVHRATVYRSLQALTDLGVLTHTHVPGSATIYHLTPQARQSHAHLQCTHCHRFFDLPVADLEPLRESVRSATGFEIDPCHAALLGTCVDCASSSGD, encoded by the coding sequence ATGACTCGCGCCACCCAGCCGACCCGTGACGGCGTCGCCGCACGTCCGGTGTCGCGTGTCGACGAGGCGCTGCGGCGGCTGCGTGAGGAGGGCGAGCGCGTCACTCCCGGACGGCGCGCGGTCCTGGAGACCCTCGACGCGGCGTACGGACATCTTGACGCCGAGGCGATCTGCGCGGCGGTCACCGAGACGACCCCGGGTGTGCACCGCGCGACGGTCTACCGCTCGCTCCAGGCCCTCACCGATCTGGGCGTGCTCACCCACACCCACGTGCCGGGCAGCGCCACGATCTACCACCTGACGCCGCAGGCCCGGCAGTCGCACGCCCACCTGCAGTGCACGCACTGCCACCGGTTCTTCGACCTGCCCGTTGCCGACCTCGAGCCACTACGCGAGTCCGTACGCAGCGCAACGGGTTTCGAGATCGACCCGTGTCACGCAGCCCTTCTCGGCACGTGCGTCGACTGTGCGAGCTCCAGCGGCGACTGA
- a CDS encoding glycosyltransferase family 39 protein encodes MRAPAATDPPVDRPAFAYGPVLSAVAALAVLLLITSERYGYHRDELYFRMLRPAWGYVDQPFVTPWLARTTTALSDHPWALRLPAMAAVLAAVLVVAAIAREVGGGGAAQGLAAWGFGFAPFTLSNGHQLLTSSLDLLVWPVVVLLVLRALLRDDRWWLAVGAVVGAATANKLLVAVLLLSSAVGLAVCRQWSPLRSRWFWGGVAVAAVLAAPTLAYQAGHDWPQVRFGRALAEHNAGEVRVMTWVYLLLLLGPVLVPLWWRGLVALWKHPDLRPARGIAVALPVAVVLTAVMGSQPYYYVGLLAAVLAIGCARVGRPRGWAAAVALNSVVAAAISLPVLPLGVLARTPVTAMNPTVGDTVGWPAYVRQVQTAYDALPPSGRARAVVLASNYGEAGALDRFGSEELRAVVVSGHNALADERPPAPDTRVVVVVGAQFPSLRTKFASCEVVDRLDNGVDVDNEEQGEPVAVCRDPRVGWDELWQRARHLD; translated from the coding sequence GTGCGAGCTCCAGCGGCGACTGACCCACCGGTCGACCGTCCCGCGTTCGCGTACGGGCCGGTCCTGTCGGCGGTCGCTGCGCTCGCGGTGCTCCTGCTGATCACGTCGGAGCGTTACGGCTACCACCGTGACGAGCTGTACTTCCGGATGCTGCGCCCGGCGTGGGGCTATGTCGACCAGCCGTTCGTGACGCCGTGGCTGGCTCGCACGACCACCGCCCTGAGCGATCACCCCTGGGCGCTGCGGCTGCCGGCCATGGCAGCGGTGCTCGCGGCCGTGCTGGTGGTCGCTGCCATCGCCCGCGAGGTCGGTGGCGGCGGGGCCGCTCAGGGGCTCGCGGCCTGGGGCTTCGGGTTCGCGCCGTTCACGCTGTCGAACGGGCACCAGCTGCTGACGTCGTCCCTGGACCTGCTCGTCTGGCCGGTGGTCGTGCTGCTGGTGCTGCGGGCGTTGCTGCGCGACGACCGGTGGTGGCTCGCGGTCGGGGCGGTCGTCGGTGCGGCCACGGCCAACAAGCTGCTGGTGGCGGTGCTGCTGCTGTCGTCGGCGGTCGGGCTGGCAGTGTGCCGGCAGTGGTCGCCGCTGCGCTCGCGCTGGTTCTGGGGAGGCGTGGCCGTGGCTGCGGTGCTCGCCGCGCCCACCCTCGCCTACCAGGCCGGCCACGACTGGCCGCAGGTGAGGTTCGGTCGTGCGCTCGCCGAGCACAACGCGGGCGAGGTGCGGGTGATGACCTGGGTCTACCTCCTCCTTCTGCTCGGCCCGGTGCTGGTGCCGCTGTGGTGGCGCGGACTGGTCGCGCTGTGGAAGCACCCGGACCTGCGGCCCGCGCGCGGCATCGCGGTGGCGCTCCCGGTGGCGGTCGTCCTGACCGCGGTCATGGGTTCACAGCCGTACTACTACGTCGGTCTGCTGGCCGCCGTGCTCGCGATCGGCTGCGCCCGCGTCGGCCGTCCACGGGGTTGGGCCGCCGCCGTGGCGCTGAACTCCGTTGTGGCTGCTGCGATCTCGTTGCCAGTCCTGCCCCTCGGCGTGCTCGCTCGTACGCCGGTCACGGCCATGAACCCCACCGTCGGCGACACCGTCGGCTGGCCGGCGTACGTCCGTCAGGTGCAGACGGCGTACGACGCGCTGCCGCCCTCGGGCCGCGCTCGCGCCGTGGTGCTCGCCAGCAACTACGGCGAGGCAGGTGCGCTCGACAGGTTCGGGTCCGAAGAGCTGCGGGCCGTCGTCGTGAGCGGGCACAACGCGCTCGCCGACGAGCGACCTCCGGCGCCGGACACCCGCGTCGTGGTCGTCGTCGGTGCCCAGTTCCCCTCTCTGCGAACGAAGTTCGCATCATGCGAGGTCGTCGACCGGCTCGACAACGGCGTCGACGTCGACAACGAGGAGCAGGGTGAGCCGGTCGCCGTCTGCCGAGACCCGCGGGTCGGCTGGGACGAGCTCTGGCAACGCGCACGGCACCTGGACTGA
- a CDS encoding superoxide dismutase, with protein MADYTLPELPYDYGALAPYISGEIMELHHSKHHDTYVKGANTAIEQMEEMRDKDELGKVNLLEKNLAFNLAGHVNHSVFWPNMSPDGGDKPDGELQQAIDDQFGSFDAFRAHFEANALGIQGSGWSILAWDSIGQRLLICQLYDHQGNLPVGLTPLLMLDMWEHAFYLQYRNVKPDYVKAWWNIVNWADVIDRFTRARQATNGLILPA; from the coding sequence ATGGCCGACTACACGCTGCCCGAGCTCCCCTACGACTACGGCGCCCTCGCGCCGTACATCAGCGGCGAGATCATGGAGCTGCACCACTCCAAGCACCACGACACCTACGTCAAGGGTGCGAACACCGCCATCGAGCAGATGGAGGAGATGCGCGACAAGGACGAGCTCGGCAAGGTCAACCTGCTCGAGAAGAACCTGGCCTTCAACCTGGCCGGTCACGTCAACCACTCGGTGTTCTGGCCCAACATGTCGCCCGACGGCGGCGACAAGCCCGACGGTGAGCTGCAGCAGGCGATCGACGACCAGTTCGGGTCGTTCGACGCGTTCCGCGCGCACTTCGAGGCCAACGCGCTCGGCATCCAGGGCTCCGGCTGGTCGATCCTCGCCTGGGACTCGATCGGTCAGCGGCTGCTGATCTGCCAGCTGTACGACCACCAGGGCAACCTGCCCGTCGGGCTCACGCCGCTGCTCATGCTCGACATGTGGGAGCACGCGTTCTACCTGCAGTACCGCAACGTCAAGCCCGACTACGTCAAGGCGTGGTGGAACATCGTCAACTGGGCGGACGTGATCGACAGGTTCACCCGCGCGCGTCAGGCGACCAACGGTCTGATCCTGCCGGCCTAG
- the dcd gene encoding dCTP deaminase has product MLLSDRDILAQIEAGRVQLDPYDASMIQPSSIDIRMDRFFRLFDNHKYPYIDPAEEQEELTRPLEVADGEPFVLHPGEFVLGSTLEAVTLPDDIAARVEGKSSLGRLGLLTHATAGFVDPGFSGHVTLELSNVATLPIKLWPGMKIGQLCFFQLSSPAENPYGSAKYGSHYQGQRGPTASRSFQSFHRSQV; this is encoded by the coding sequence GTGCTGCTCTCCGACCGCGACATCCTGGCGCAGATCGAGGCCGGTCGTGTCCAGCTCGACCCCTACGACGCCTCGATGATCCAGCCCTCCAGCATCGACATCCGGATGGACCGTTTCTTCCGGCTGTTCGACAACCACAAGTACCCCTACATCGACCCGGCCGAGGAGCAGGAAGAGCTCACGCGGCCGCTCGAGGTCGCCGACGGTGAGCCGTTCGTGCTGCACCCCGGCGAGTTCGTCCTGGGGTCCACGCTCGAGGCCGTCACGCTGCCCGACGACATCGCCGCGCGGGTCGAGGGCAAGTCGAGCCTCGGCCGACTGGGCCTGCTGACACACGCGACCGCCGGCTTCGTCGACCCCGGCTTCTCGGGGCACGTCACGCTCGAGCTGTCCAACGTCGCGACCCTGCCGATCAAGCTCTGGCCCGGCATGAAGATCGGTCAGCTGTGCTTCTTCCAGCTGAGCTCACCGGCCGAGAACCCTTACGGCAGCGCGAAGTACGGCTCTCACTACCAGGGCCAGCGCGGCCCGACCGCGAGCCGTTCGTTCCAGAGCTTCCACCGCTCCCAGGTCTGA
- a CDS encoding alpha/beta hydrolase encodes MASPHLQMPRVRRPRAIALVLHGGEERSETPVKRFEPALLRMLPFARDVEARSRGRVGAALLRNAVRGYNDDDRSPVRDATWALERLRSAYPDLPIGVIGHSLGGRVALELADHPEVSSVVALAPWVAQEYAGETFVGTPLLVVHGRQDTVTDPHKSEALVRRVQAAGGDATFVDMAGWHAMLWRAGEWHRLASRFTEQMLLRRDNSVFGVA; translated from the coding sequence GTGGCCTCGCCGCACCTGCAGATGCCGCGCGTACGACGACCGCGCGCCATCGCCCTGGTGCTGCACGGCGGCGAGGAGCGCAGCGAGACGCCGGTCAAGCGGTTCGAGCCGGCGTTGCTGCGGATGCTGCCGTTCGCGCGCGACGTCGAGGCGCGCAGCCGCGGTCGGGTCGGAGCAGCCTTGCTGCGCAACGCTGTTCGCGGCTACAACGACGACGATCGTTCACCCGTACGCGACGCGACGTGGGCGCTGGAGCGGCTGCGGTCGGCGTACCCGGACCTCCCGATCGGCGTGATCGGCCACTCGCTCGGCGGCCGCGTGGCGCTCGAGCTCGCCGACCACCCCGAGGTGTCGAGCGTGGTCGCGCTCGCGCCGTGGGTGGCGCAGGAGTACGCCGGTGAGACGTTCGTGGGCACACCGCTGCTCGTCGTCCACGGCCGTCAGGACACCGTCACCGATCCGCACAAGTCCGAGGCTCTCGTACGCCGGGTGCAGGCCGCAGGCGGTGACGCGACGTTCGTCGACATGGCGGGCTGGCACGCGATGCTGTGGCGGGCGGGGGAGTGGCATCGGCTGGCTTCGCGGTTCACCGAGCAGATGCTGCTGCGCAGAGATAACTCTGTGTTTGGTGTCGCATAA
- a CDS encoding ABC transporter ATP-binding protein — MIRFEQVTKSYPAAGGRESTTAVDHLSLEAPTGQITVFVGPSGCGKTTSLRMINRMIEPTSGQILIDDRDVTSVNASELRRGIGYVIQHAGLFPHKKIVDNVATVPLLNGWDKRKARDRAHEVLELVGLPGDFADRYPSQLSGGQQQRVGVARALAADPPVMLMDEPFSAVDPVVRDQLQDEFLRLQSEIGKTIIFVTHDIDEAIKLGDQVAVLRVGGKLAQIAEPSYLLAHPIDDFVADFVGRDRGYRALAFTDAPDLRLADEPTVPLGTTPEQARAATRDGWLLVVDDGRPQGWVEPHRIEAPIEQSMLHRGGTVARARGPLRASLDAALSSPSRRGVLVDDDGRLVGTVRAHEVLHAIEEVDRPEVHDEDIAPTSAAGD; from the coding sequence ATGATCCGCTTCGAGCAGGTCACCAAGAGCTACCCGGCTGCTGGCGGCAGGGAGTCGACGACCGCGGTCGACCACCTGTCACTCGAGGCGCCGACCGGGCAGATCACGGTGTTCGTCGGTCCGTCCGGCTGTGGCAAGACCACGTCCTTGCGCATGATCAACCGCATGATCGAGCCGACCTCCGGTCAGATCCTCATCGACGACCGCGATGTCACCTCGGTCAACGCCTCCGAGCTGCGCCGAGGCATCGGCTACGTCATCCAGCACGCCGGGCTGTTCCCGCACAAGAAGATCGTCGACAACGTCGCCACGGTGCCGTTGCTCAACGGCTGGGACAAGCGCAAGGCGCGCGATCGCGCGCACGAGGTGCTCGAGCTCGTCGGGTTGCCAGGCGATTTCGCCGACCGCTACCCGTCACAGCTGTCCGGCGGTCAGCAGCAGCGCGTGGGCGTGGCTCGTGCGCTCGCCGCCGACCCGCCCGTGATGCTGATGGACGAGCCGTTCAGCGCCGTCGACCCGGTGGTGCGTGACCAGCTGCAGGACGAGTTCCTGCGGCTGCAGAGCGAGATCGGCAAGACGATCATCTTCGTCACGCACGACATCGACGAGGCCATCAAGCTCGGTGACCAGGTGGCGGTGCTGCGGGTCGGTGGCAAGCTCGCCCAGATCGCCGAGCCGTCCTATCTGCTGGCGCACCCGATCGACGACTTCGTGGCCGACTTCGTGGGGCGTGACCGCGGCTACCGCGCCCTGGCCTTCACCGACGCGCCCGACCTGCGCCTGGCCGACGAGCCGACCGTGCCGCTCGGGACGACGCCCGAGCAGGCCCGGGCCGCCACGCGCGACGGCTGGCTGCTGGTCGTCGACGACGGCCGCCCGCAGGGCTGGGTCGAGCCGCACCGCATCGAGGCGCCCATCGAGCAGTCGATGCTCCACCGCGGTGGCACGGTCGCCCGGGCTCGCGGTCCGCTGCGGGCTTCGCTCGACGCGGCGCTGTCCTCGCCGAGCCGGCGTGGCGTCCTGGTCGACGACGACGGCCGCCTGGTCGGCACGGTGCGCGCTCACGAGGTGCTGCACGCGATCGAAGAGGTCGACCGGCCTGAGGTGCACGACGAGGACATCGCCCCCACCAGTGCCGCGGGTGACTAG
- a CDS encoding ABC transporter permease translates to MDWSYIGDNWSDILDRAWQHTQLAGIPLIIGLLIALPLGWLGQRVRWLKPVLLSGSGLLYTIPSLVLFVVMPIFLGTKILDPVNVIAAMTLYTLALLVRTVTDGLEAVPESTRQAATAIGYPPLKRFLGVELPLAVPVIASGLRVAAVSNVSIVSVAALLGIPQLGYYLTDGYKREYWTEIWVGIGACVILALLFDLVIQLIARALTPWLRARTA, encoded by the coding sequence GTGGACTGGAGCTACATCGGTGACAACTGGTCCGACATCCTCGACCGGGCCTGGCAGCACACCCAGCTCGCCGGCATCCCGCTGATCATCGGGCTGCTGATCGCGCTGCCGCTGGGCTGGCTCGGGCAGCGGGTGCGCTGGCTCAAGCCGGTGCTGCTGTCCGGCTCGGGGCTGCTCTACACGATCCCGTCGCTCGTGCTGTTCGTCGTGATGCCGATCTTCCTCGGCACCAAGATCCTCGACCCCGTCAACGTCATCGCGGCGATGACGCTCTACACGCTGGCGCTGCTCGTCCGCACGGTCACTGACGGTCTCGAGGCCGTGCCCGAGTCGACCCGGCAGGCGGCCACCGCGATCGGCTACCCACCGCTCAAGCGGTTCCTCGGCGTCGAGCTGCCGCTGGCCGTGCCGGTCATCGCCTCCGGCCTGCGCGTCGCAGCGGTCAGCAACGTGAGCATCGTCAGCGTCGCCGCCCTGCTCGGCATCCCGCAGCTCGGCTACTACCTGACCGACGGCTACAAACGTGAGTACTGGACCGAGATCTGGGTCGGCATCGGCGCCTGCGTCATCCTCGCGCTGCTGTTCGACCTGGTCATCCAGCTGATCGCGCGGGCGCTCACGCCGTGGCTGAGGGCGAGGACCGCATGA
- a CDS encoding ABC transporter permease yields MIITDTWKWLTDGSNWSGPDGIGHRIVEHVWYSGLVLLIALIIAIPLGSWIAHTGRAKWLVSIANSLRAVPSLGLLFAASMWLTPKFKGDGDAGFLVPAIAVLVILAIPPLLAGAYSGVSETDPAARDAAKGMGMSGMQVFGKVELPCALPLMFSGLRSATLQVIATATIAAFVGLDALGAFLRDGLASSIYPEMIGGSVLVAALALLADLLLALIQRTVVSPGLTGRTPRRRRGGADEATRLSAAGAHATGSSS; encoded by the coding sequence ATGATCATCACCGACACCTGGAAGTGGCTCACCGACGGCAGCAACTGGTCGGGACCGGACGGCATCGGGCACCGCATCGTCGAGCACGTCTGGTACTCCGGGCTCGTGCTGCTGATCGCCCTGATCATCGCGATCCCGCTGGGGTCGTGGATCGCGCACACCGGCCGTGCCAAGTGGCTCGTCTCGATCGCCAACTCGCTGCGAGCCGTGCCGAGCCTGGGCCTGCTCTTCGCAGCCTCGATGTGGCTGACACCCAAGTTCAAGGGTGACGGCGACGCGGGGTTCCTCGTGCCCGCCATCGCCGTGCTCGTGATCCTGGCGATCCCACCGTTGCTGGCGGGTGCGTACTCCGGTGTGAGCGAGACCGACCCGGCCGCACGCGACGCCGCCAAGGGCATGGGCATGTCCGGGATGCAGGTGTTCGGCAAGGTCGAGCTGCCGTGCGCACTGCCGCTGATGTTCTCGGGTCTGCGCAGCGCCACCCTGCAGGTCATCGCGACGGCCACCATCGCGGCGTTCGTCGGGCTCGATGCGCTCGGAGCGTTCCTGCGCGACGGCCTCGCCTCCAGCATCTATCCCGAGATGATCGGCGGCTCGGTGCTGGTCGCTGCCCTCGCGCTGCTCGCCGACCTGCTGCTCGCGCTGATCCAGCGCACGGTCGTCTCGCCGGGTCTCACCGGTCGTACGCCGCGGCGCCGTCGCGGTGGCGCGGACGAGGCGACTCGCCTGAGCGCGGCCGGCGCACATGCCACCGGGAGCAGCAGCTGA